One window of the Archangium primigenium genome contains the following:
- the yhbY gene encoding ribosome assembly RNA-binding protein YhbY, protein MPLTGKQRRELRALGHHLEPVVIVGQSGVSEGIIGAVNQALQDHELIKVKLNEGPEERHDAAEKLAEGAGAHLVQLLGRTVLLFKKREEDSKFPKF, encoded by the coding sequence TTGCCGTTGACCGGAAAGCAGCGCCGCGAGCTTCGCGCACTGGGACATCACCTGGAGCCCGTGGTCATCGTGGGCCAGTCGGGCGTGAGCGAGGGCATCATCGGCGCCGTCAACCAGGCGCTCCAGGACCACGAGCTCATCAAGGTGAAGCTCAACGAGGGCCCCGAGGAGCGCCACGACGCCGCCGAGAAGCTGGCCGAGGGCGCGGGCGCCCATCTGGTGCAGTTGTTGGGCCGCACCGTGCTCCTCTTCAAGAAGCGCGAAGAGGACTCGAAGTTCCCGAAGTTCTAG
- a CDS encoding acyl-CoA carboxylase subunit beta — MNGPSETDPLRDRLRQMNERAELGGGADRIAKQHEAGKLTARERIDLLLDPGSFTEMDKFVTHRSTDFGMGDKKIPGDGVVTGYGTVEGRQVFVFAQDFTVFGGSLSGAYAQKICKIMDTAMRVGAPVIGLNDSGGARIQEGVESLAGYADIFLRNTLASGVVPQISLILGPCAGGAVYSPAITDFIMMVKDTSYMFITGPDVIKTVTHQEVTKEELGGALTHNQKSGVAHFAAENEPAAIALTRELLSYLPSNNQEDPPVQPSEDPVDRADESLKTVVPGNPNKPYDVKEILHAIVDDGHFFEVQEHFAKNMVVGFARMGGRSVGFVANQPAVLAGCLDIDASVKAARFVRFCDCFNIPLVTLVDVPGFLPGTDQEWGGIITHGAKLLYAFAEATVPKVTVITRKAYGGAYDVMASKHIRADVNFAWPSAEIAVMGPEGAVNIIFRDELKKAPDAAVERTRLVNDYREKFANPFKAAELGYIDEVLLPEHTRARVIRALGMLKNKRQENPPRKHGNIPL; from the coding sequence ATGAACGGACCCTCCGAGACAGACCCCCTGCGTGACCGCCTGCGTCAGATGAACGAGCGCGCGGAGCTGGGCGGTGGCGCGGATCGCATCGCCAAGCAGCACGAGGCCGGCAAGCTCACCGCGCGCGAGCGCATCGACCTGCTGCTCGACCCCGGCTCCTTCACGGAGATGGACAAGTTCGTCACCCACCGCAGCACGGACTTCGGCATGGGGGACAAGAAGATCCCCGGCGATGGCGTGGTCACGGGCTACGGCACGGTGGAGGGGCGCCAGGTGTTCGTCTTCGCCCAGGACTTCACCGTCTTCGGCGGCTCGCTCTCGGGCGCCTACGCGCAGAAGATCTGCAAGATCATGGACACGGCGATGCGCGTGGGCGCGCCCGTCATCGGCCTGAACGACTCGGGCGGCGCGCGCATCCAGGAGGGCGTGGAGAGCCTGGCGGGCTACGCGGACATCTTCCTGCGCAACACGCTCGCCTCGGGCGTGGTGCCGCAGATCTCCCTCATCCTGGGCCCGTGCGCGGGCGGCGCGGTGTACTCGCCCGCCATCACGGACTTCATCATGATGGTGAAGGACACGTCCTACATGTTCATCACCGGCCCGGACGTCATCAAGACGGTGACGCACCAGGAGGTGACCAAGGAGGAGCTGGGCGGCGCGCTCACGCACAACCAGAAGTCCGGCGTGGCGCACTTCGCCGCGGAGAACGAGCCGGCGGCCATCGCCCTGACGCGCGAATTGCTCTCGTACCTGCCCTCCAACAACCAGGAGGACCCGCCCGTCCAGCCGAGCGAGGACCCGGTGGACCGGGCCGACGAGAGCCTCAAGACGGTGGTGCCTGGCAACCCCAACAAGCCCTACGACGTGAAGGAGATCCTCCACGCCATCGTGGACGACGGGCACTTCTTCGAGGTGCAGGAGCACTTCGCCAAGAACATGGTGGTGGGCTTCGCGCGCATGGGGGGCCGCTCGGTGGGCTTCGTGGCCAACCAGCCCGCGGTGCTCGCCGGCTGCCTGGACATCGACGCGAGCGTGAAGGCGGCGCGCTTCGTGCGCTTCTGCGACTGCTTCAACATCCCGCTCGTCACGCTGGTGGACGTGCCGGGCTTCCTGCCGGGCACGGATCAGGAGTGGGGCGGCATCATCACCCACGGCGCCAAGCTGCTCTACGCCTTCGCCGAGGCCACGGTGCCCAAGGTCACGGTCATCACCCGCAAGGCGTACGGCGGGGCCTATGACGTCATGGCCTCCAAGCACATCCGCGCGGACGTCAACTTCGCCTGGCCCTCCGCGGAGATCGCCGTCATGGGCCCCGAGGGCGCGGTGAACATCATCTTCCGCGACGAGCTCAAGAAGGCCCCGGACGCGGCGGTGGAGCGCACGCGGCTGGTCAACGACTACCGCGAGAAGTTCGCCAACCCCTTCAAGGCGGCGGAGCTCGGCTACATCGACGAGGTGCTCCTGCCCGAGCACACCCGCGCGCGTGTCATCCGCGCCCTGGGAATGCTCAAGAACAAGCGCCAGGAGAACCCGCCGCGCAAGCACGGCAACATTCCGCTCTAG
- the purF gene encoding amidophosphoribosyltransferase, translated as MCGIFGIVGHPEASNLTYLGLHALQHRGQESAGIVASDGESLRAHREMGLVADIFTAPVIEDLPGGAAIGHVRYSTAGVSRLKNAQPLTVEYVGGHMAVAHNGNLVNALELRKALEADGAIFQSDSDTEVVIHLIARSKQATFEQKVVEALGRVKGAYSLLFLTEKKLVAVRDPFGFRPLVLGRLKNSWVLASETTALDLIEAEFIREIEVGEMVVIDEDGLRTSHPFTPSRQGRCIFEHVYFAKPDSVLFGASVYETRKELGRQLAREQPVPGADLVIAVPDSGVPAAIGYAQASGIPYDVGLIRSHYVGRTFIEPQQSIRHFGVKLKLSAVRQVLKGKRVVVVDDSIVRGTTSRKIVKMLKAAGALEVHLRISSPPTQWPCYYGIDTPSRQELIASSHSVEEIARYVTADSLGYISLDGLGTAVGDRERTTFCTACFSGQYLTGNLSPGVPEEPPAPPKLVRA; from the coding sequence ATGTGTGGAATCTTCGGAATCGTCGGTCACCCAGAGGCTTCCAACCTGACGTACCTGGGTCTGCACGCCCTGCAGCACCGGGGTCAGGAGTCCGCGGGCATCGTCGCCTCGGATGGTGAGAGCCTGCGCGCGCACCGGGAGATGGGGCTCGTCGCGGACATCTTCACCGCGCCGGTGATCGAGGACCTGCCCGGCGGCGCGGCCATCGGCCACGTGCGCTACTCCACCGCGGGCGTCAGCCGGCTCAAGAACGCCCAGCCCCTCACGGTGGAGTACGTGGGCGGCCACATGGCGGTGGCCCACAACGGCAACCTCGTCAACGCCCTGGAGCTGCGCAAGGCGCTCGAGGCCGACGGCGCCATCTTCCAGTCGGACTCGGACACCGAGGTCGTCATCCACCTCATCGCCCGCTCCAAGCAGGCCACCTTCGAGCAGAAGGTGGTGGAGGCCCTGGGCCGGGTGAAGGGCGCCTACAGCCTCTTGTTCCTCACCGAGAAGAAGCTCGTGGCGGTGCGCGACCCGTTCGGCTTCCGGCCGCTCGTGCTCGGTCGGCTCAAGAACAGCTGGGTGCTGGCGAGCGAGACGACGGCGCTGGATCTCATCGAGGCGGAGTTCATCCGGGAGATCGAGGTGGGCGAGATGGTCGTCATCGACGAGGACGGCCTGCGCACCAGCCACCCCTTCACGCCCTCGCGCCAGGGCCGGTGCATCTTCGAGCACGTGTACTTCGCCAAGCCGGACTCGGTCCTCTTCGGCGCGAGCGTGTACGAGACGCGCAAGGAGCTGGGCCGGCAGCTGGCGCGCGAGCAGCCCGTGCCGGGCGCGGATCTGGTCATCGCGGTGCCCGACTCGGGCGTGCCCGCGGCCATCGGCTACGCGCAGGCGAGCGGCATCCCCTACGACGTGGGCCTCATCCGCAGCCACTACGTGGGCCGCACCTTCATCGAGCCCCAGCAGTCCATCCGCCACTTCGGCGTGAAGCTCAAGCTGTCCGCGGTGCGCCAGGTGCTCAAGGGCAAGCGCGTGGTGGTGGTGGATGACTCCATCGTGCGCGGCACCACGAGCCGCAAGATCGTGAAGATGCTCAAGGCCGCGGGCGCGCTGGAGGTGCACCTGCGCATCTCCTCGCCGCCCACCCAGTGGCCCTGCTACTACGGCATCGACACGCCGAGCCGCCAGGAGCTCATCGCCTCCAGCCACAGCGTGGAGGAGATCGCCCGCTACGTGACGGCGGACTCGCTGGGCTACATCTCCCTGGACGGCCTGGGCACGGCGGTGGGTGACCGCGAGCGCACCACCTTCTGCACGGCGTGCTTCTCCGGCCAGTACCTCACCGGCAACCTGAGCCCGGGCGTCCCCGAGGAGCCGCCCGCGCCCCCCAAGCTCGTCCGGGCCTGA
- a CDS encoding YfbM family protein, giving the protein MEMLCSLRSLTETQRRALLAAPGQLEAFIDDEEDFGDADGVRFLELDIGETWHGLQYLLTGTAWDGQAPLDFLVRGGEDVGDIPSDEGTARLFSAAQVKALAQALQALPEKTLSQRYAPARMQEEDIYPGFWEEPPEDLDPREELLSYFAELQEFTGQVARRGLGLLVFIG; this is encoded by the coding sequence ATGGAAATGCTCTGCTCACTGCGCAGCCTGACGGAGACCCAGCGTCGGGCGCTGCTCGCGGCGCCCGGCCAGCTCGAGGCCTTCATCGACGACGAGGAGGACTTCGGGGACGCCGACGGCGTGCGCTTCCTGGAGCTGGACATCGGCGAGACGTGGCACGGCCTGCAGTACCTGCTCACGGGCACGGCGTGGGACGGACAGGCCCCGTTGGACTTCCTCGTGCGCGGCGGCGAGGACGTGGGCGACATCCCCTCCGACGAGGGCACCGCGCGGCTGTTCTCCGCCGCCCAGGTGAAGGCGCTCGCCCAGGCGCTCCAGGCGCTGCCCGAGAAGACGCTGAGCCAGCGCTACGCGCCCGCGCGCATGCAGGAGGAGGACATCTACCCGGGCTTCTGGGAGGAGCCTCCGGAGGATCTGGATCCCCGCGAGGAGCTGCTGTCCTACTTCGCGGAGCTCCAGGAGTTCACCGGCCAGGTGGCGCGGCGGGGACTCGGCCTGCTGGTGTTCATCGGCTAG
- a CDS encoding pentapeptide repeat-containing protein, whose amino-acid sequence MDGLTNVVWKDKNLRGERLELTDKGMLYFLSTGLVLRECTVVLKASARNILINQASFIDCAFEVKQELKNHQAWVFASLKGCRFTGRLSGCDFGRWPGYADGWEHGAIEDCDFSEARLDGCRFMGCEPTSLKYPGWPCFTILEPLRVAADLRRAEWPGSFGDIVVDTLHEQPAPTRALTLFAPAEAKRFDTTPEALRAVIERFDCILY is encoded by the coding sequence GTGGATGGGCTCACCAACGTCGTGTGGAAGGACAAGAACCTTCGAGGCGAGCGCCTGGAGCTGACGGACAAGGGGATGCTCTACTTCCTCAGCACGGGCCTCGTGTTGCGTGAGTGCACGGTCGTCTTGAAGGCGTCAGCGAGGAACATCCTCATCAATCAGGCGTCCTTCATCGACTGCGCCTTCGAGGTGAAGCAGGAACTCAAGAACCATCAGGCCTGGGTCTTCGCGTCGCTCAAGGGCTGCCGGTTCACGGGACGCCTGTCGGGGTGTGACTTCGGCCGGTGGCCCGGCTACGCGGACGGCTGGGAGCACGGCGCCATCGAGGACTGTGACTTCTCCGAGGCTCGCCTGGACGGCTGCCGGTTCATGGGCTGCGAGCCCACGTCGTTGAAGTACCCCGGGTGGCCCTGCTTCACGATCCTGGAGCCCCTGCGTGTGGCCGCCGACTTGCGCCGCGCCGAATGGCCGGGGAGCTTTGGCGACATCGTCGTGGACACGCTGCACGAACAGCCCGCGCCCACCCGGGCCCTGACGCTGTTCGCCCCCGCGGAAGCCAAGCGGTTCGACACCACCCCGGAGGCGCTCCGGGCGGTCATCGAGCGGTTCGACTGCATCCTCTATTGA
- a CDS encoding acetyl-CoA carboxylase biotin carboxyl carrier protein subunit, which yields MRYFTKRQGQKDAVPVDIEPAGDNRYTLTYAGRTVVVDALAIDASSLSLLVDGVSHHVEFDEVGDEVLVQVGGQTARMDVADERRLRLRAGKAGFSVEGKQLIAAPMPGKVLKVLVKLGDEVKEGQGLVVVEAMKMENELKSPKAGKVVELPAREGTAVEINA from the coding sequence ATGCGTTATTTCACGAAGCGGCAGGGACAGAAGGACGCGGTGCCGGTGGACATCGAGCCCGCCGGTGACAACCGCTACACGCTCACGTACGCGGGCCGCACCGTGGTGGTGGACGCGCTGGCCATCGACGCCAGCTCGCTGTCGCTGCTGGTGGACGGGGTGTCGCACCACGTCGAGTTCGACGAGGTGGGCGACGAGGTGCTCGTGCAGGTGGGCGGGCAGACGGCGCGCATGGACGTGGCCGACGAGCGGCGGCTGCGCCTGCGCGCGGGCAAGGCGGGCTTCTCCGTGGAGGGCAAGCAGCTCATCGCCGCCCCCATGCCCGGCAAGGTGCTCAAGGTGCTGGTGAAGCTCGGCGACGAGGTGAAGGAAGGCCAGGGCCTGGTGGTCGTCGAGGCCATGAAGATGGAGAACGAGCTCAAGAGCCCCAAGGCCGGCAAGGTGGTGGAGCTGCCCGCGCGCGAGGGCACCGCCGTGGAGATCAACGCCTAG
- a CDS encoding TSUP family transporter — MDLSFSQLALLCAAALIAGVVDAIAGGGGLVTLPAILAVGLPPHVALGTNKGQSVFGAFAALLRFWRAGLVRRDLSTVTFPLGLLGALLGTGLVLLMRPEVLKPVVLVLLVVVAAFLAFRRGPPPGTRPQPPLARARALGAIIALLVGAYDGFFGPGTGTFLIIAFSGLLGHSLTHASADAKVVNFATNLSAVALFSSRGLVLWHVALPMAAAQFTGAWLGVHLAVRGGDTLVRKVVLGVVVALVLKLGRDVLVG; from the coding sequence GTGGACTTGTCCTTCTCGCAGCTCGCCCTGTTGTGCGCCGCGGCCCTCATCGCGGGTGTGGTGGATGCCATCGCGGGGGGTGGAGGGCTCGTGACCCTGCCCGCCATCCTGGCGGTCGGCCTGCCGCCGCACGTGGCCCTGGGGACGAACAAGGGGCAGTCCGTGTTCGGCGCCTTCGCCGCGCTGCTGCGCTTCTGGCGGGCGGGGCTCGTGCGGCGCGACCTGTCCACCGTCACGTTCCCCCTGGGCCTCCTGGGCGCGCTGCTGGGCACGGGCCTGGTGCTGCTCATGCGGCCCGAGGTCCTCAAGCCTGTGGTGCTCGTGCTGCTGGTGGTGGTGGCCGCCTTCCTCGCCTTCCGTCGGGGGCCTCCTCCCGGCACCCGGCCCCAGCCGCCGCTCGCGCGCGCGCGGGCCCTGGGCGCCATCATCGCCCTGCTCGTCGGGGCCTATGACGGCTTCTTCGGCCCCGGCACGGGCACCTTCCTCATCATCGCGTTCTCGGGGCTGCTCGGGCACTCGCTCACGCACGCCTCGGCGGACGCGAAGGTGGTCAACTTCGCGACCAACCTGTCGGCGGTGGCGCTCTTCTCCTCCCGGGGCCTCGTGCTCTGGCACGTGGCGCTGCCCATGGCCGCGGCCCAGTTCACCGGGGCCTGGCTGGGCGTGCACCTGGCCGTGCGCGGCGGCGACACGCTCGTGCGCAAGGTGGTGCTGGGCGTGGTGGTGGCGCTCGTGCTCAAGCTGGGACGGGACGTGCTCGTCGGCTGA
- a CDS encoding malonic semialdehyde reductase, whose amino-acid sequence MSDPRLPLDTATLNTLFADARTHNVWLDRPVEDALLQRLYELARMGPTSMNTQPLRLVFVKSPEAKQRLKPALSAGNVDKTMSAPVTAIVAYDSRFHEQMHKLFPARDVKPMFQAMPEENVRKMAHMNSSLQGGYLIVAARGLGLDCGPMAGFDNAKVDETFFPDGQWKSNFLLNLGYGDSTKLHPRGPRLDFAEACRIE is encoded by the coding sequence ATGTCCGACCCCCGCCTCCCCCTCGACACCGCGACGCTCAACACCCTCTTCGCCGACGCGCGCACCCACAATGTGTGGCTGGACCGTCCCGTGGAGGATGCCCTGCTCCAGCGGCTCTACGAGTTGGCGCGCATGGGCCCCACGTCGATGAACACCCAGCCCCTGCGCCTGGTGTTCGTCAAGAGCCCCGAGGCCAAGCAGCGCCTCAAGCCGGCGCTCTCCGCGGGCAACGTGGACAAGACGATGAGCGCGCCGGTGACGGCCATTGTCGCCTATGACTCGCGCTTCCACGAGCAGATGCACAAGCTCTTCCCGGCCCGGGACGTCAAGCCCATGTTCCAGGCCATGCCGGAGGAGAACGTGCGCAAGATGGCCCACATGAACAGCTCGCTGCAGGGCGGCTATCTCATCGTCGCGGCCCGGGGGCTCGGGCTGGACTGCGGCCCCATGGCGGGCTTCGACAACGCCAAGGTGGACGAGACGTTCTTCCCGGACGGTCAGTGGAAGAGCAACTTCCTGCTCAACCTGGGCTACGGGGACTCGACCAAGCTGCACCCGCGCGGCCCCCGGCTGGACTTCGCCGAGGCCTGCCGGATTGAATGA
- the accC gene encoding acetyl-CoA carboxylase biotin carboxylase subunit: MGKIRKILIANRGEIAVRVIRTCRELGIATVAVYSEADRSAPHVRMADQAFCVGPPPSRESYLVQERILEVARRSGADAIHPGYGFLSENASFVRACEQAGITFIGPPASAMDSMGEKTRARQNMIKAGVPVVPGSTEPFATSEEARDYAVKIGFPIMLKAAGGGGGKGMRRVERLEDFDSAWRGAKSEALNAFGNDAVYIEKYLEKPHHVEIQVFADTHGTTIHLNERECSAQRRHQKVVEETPSPILTPELRAKMGEVAVQAARAVNYVGAGTVEFLVDVHRNFYFLEMNTRLQVEHPVTEWVTGLDLVAWQIKVAEGEKLPLTQAPVPNGHAIEVRVYAEDPARNFMPSPGRITTLRVPGGPNLRDDSGVFTGYTVPNFYDPMISKLSVWGPTREEAIARAKRALDEYVVKGITTNVRYLHAILSHAEFVGGDYDTSFLTRGHEALVAQAEDPQVSEAALLASVVYAYQRDQKRLRGQPAATTAAGEAGISTWRRALRHGN; encoded by the coding sequence ATGGGCAAGATCCGCAAAATCCTCATCGCCAATCGCGGGGAGATCGCCGTCCGGGTGATCCGCACCTGCCGGGAGCTCGGCATCGCCACGGTGGCCGTCTACTCCGAGGCGGACCGCTCCGCGCCCCACGTGCGCATGGCCGACCAGGCCTTCTGCGTGGGCCCGCCGCCCTCGCGTGAGAGCTACCTCGTGCAGGAGCGCATCCTCGAGGTCGCCCGACGCTCGGGCGCGGATGCCATCCACCCCGGCTACGGCTTCCTGTCCGAGAACGCGTCCTTCGTGCGCGCGTGCGAGCAGGCCGGCATCACGTTCATCGGGCCGCCCGCCTCCGCCATGGATTCCATGGGCGAGAAGACGCGCGCGCGGCAGAACATGATCAAGGCGGGCGTGCCCGTGGTGCCCGGCAGCACCGAGCCCTTCGCGACCAGCGAGGAAGCGCGCGACTACGCGGTGAAGATCGGCTTTCCCATCATGCTCAAGGCCGCGGGCGGCGGTGGCGGCAAGGGCATGCGCCGCGTGGAGCGCCTGGAGGACTTCGACTCCGCCTGGCGCGGCGCCAAGAGCGAGGCGCTCAACGCCTTCGGCAACGACGCCGTCTACATCGAGAAGTACCTGGAGAAGCCCCACCACGTGGAGATCCAGGTCTTCGCCGACACGCACGGCACCACCATCCACCTGAACGAGCGCGAGTGCTCGGCGCAGCGCCGGCACCAGAAGGTGGTGGAGGAGACGCCCAGCCCCATCCTGACGCCGGAGTTGCGCGCGAAGATGGGCGAGGTGGCGGTGCAGGCGGCCCGGGCGGTGAACTACGTGGGCGCGGGCACGGTGGAGTTCCTCGTCGACGTGCACCGCAACTTCTACTTCCTGGAGATGAACACGCGCCTCCAGGTGGAGCACCCCGTGACGGAGTGGGTGACGGGGCTGGACCTGGTGGCCTGGCAGATCAAGGTCGCCGAGGGCGAGAAGCTGCCGCTCACCCAGGCGCCCGTGCCCAACGGCCACGCCATCGAGGTGCGCGTGTACGCGGAGGACCCGGCGCGCAACTTCATGCCGAGCCCCGGCCGCATCACCACGCTGCGCGTGCCCGGCGGCCCCAACCTGCGCGACGACTCGGGCGTGTTCACCGGCTACACGGTGCCCAACTTCTACGATCCCATGATCTCCAAGCTGTCCGTGTGGGGCCCCACGCGCGAGGAGGCCATCGCGCGGGCCAAGCGGGCGCTGGACGAGTACGTGGTCAAGGGCATCACCACCAACGTGCGCTACCTGCACGCCATCCTCTCGCACGCGGAGTTCGTGGGCGGCGACTACGACACGAGCTTCCTCACGCGGGGGCACGAGGCGCTCGTGGCCCAGGCGGAGGACCCCCAGGTCAGCGAGGCGGCGCTGCTGGCCAGCGTGGTGTACGCCTACCAGCGCGACCAGAAGCGCCTGCGCGGCCAGCCCGCGGCCACGACCGCGGCGGGCGAAGCGGGCATCTCCACCTGGCGGCGGGCCCTGCGCCACGGCAACTAG
- a CDS encoding J domain-containing protein, with product MAEGDIRQYFVRNDKGAIWGPLERATIELLIENGAIQGRLQVSEDGINFVLPGRMPQVRDSFPREMWGDVVPPGAVRAPPAAAPQAPVTAPAPHGPAPAGGVPLAGPGIPKPGTPITRPPPPARPPGPPPGAPKPAAAGAPAPGAPPPGAPKPAAPAAPPPARPATPTSPITMSVPTVAPETVEPPPAQGSLAAHSPVRLYGLIAAGNQTGLLSLVLADGTVGIHFRKGNPELIESSHPDDALETWLQRSKLVSPEQYQQAEAAKGRFGGEVLAALFGLGLLQPASAFAQLAQRAQGILLKGLRAEAGSFTFEPKELPAAKAMPLGNKWAVLSDLVRRIPSADLRRLLQPVIALPVMKSNGHVATGDLRLTPHEVRVLALIDGVRSTAQFLNDIPQDAEHLLRLVFLLKELGSVSFAASRAPAPEAPPPAAKPAAPAPAAAQAPAAKPAAPVAKPAAPAPAAQAPAAKPAAPAPAAPVAKPAAPAPVAKPAAPAPVAKPAAPAPVAKPAAPVAKPAAPAPAPIAKPAAPAPAAPAPAAPASAAPAAATGAGELPALRELAQKMKEQNHFERLGVGADTNGPAVKIAYFKLAKQYHPDTLPPGAPPELEKLKADIFAYIGEAQRVLSDEKSRVAYIDELKHGGNKEAEVDVEGILKSEDLFRRAGVYLKNRKFADAAKLLDEAIQLNPEEAEFYAWRGYARFFTFEDKKQGFNEAFRDIQVCLKKNDRVAAGHYFLGVIAKLCGDTSGSLKHFQKTVELQPNHIDAQREIRMAAQKK from the coding sequence ATGGCGGAGGGAGACATCCGGCAGTACTTCGTGCGCAACGACAAGGGCGCCATCTGGGGACCCCTCGAGCGGGCCACCATCGAGCTGCTCATCGAGAACGGCGCCATCCAGGGTCGGCTCCAGGTGTCCGAGGACGGCATCAACTTCGTCCTGCCCGGGCGCATGCCCCAGGTGCGTGACAGCTTCCCCCGGGAGATGTGGGGAGACGTCGTGCCGCCCGGAGCCGTTCGCGCTCCGCCGGCCGCCGCGCCCCAGGCGCCCGTGACGGCTCCGGCGCCCCACGGACCCGCGCCCGCGGGCGGCGTGCCCCTCGCCGGTCCCGGCATTCCCAAGCCCGGCACCCCCATCACCCGGCCTCCGCCGCCCGCCCGGCCTCCGGGTCCGCCTCCCGGAGCCCCGAAACCGGCCGCCGCCGGCGCTCCCGCCCCGGGCGCCCCGCCCCCAGGCGCGCCGAAGCCGGCCGCTCCCGCCGCGCCCCCTCCGGCCCGGCCGGCGACCCCGACCTCGCCCATCACCATGAGCGTCCCCACGGTCGCGCCGGAGACCGTCGAGCCGCCTCCCGCCCAGGGCTCGCTCGCGGCGCACTCGCCCGTGCGCCTCTACGGCCTCATCGCCGCGGGCAACCAGACCGGCCTGCTCTCGCTCGTCCTGGCCGACGGCACCGTCGGCATCCACTTCCGCAAGGGCAACCCCGAGCTCATCGAGTCGTCCCATCCCGATGACGCCCTGGAGACCTGGCTCCAGCGCTCCAAGCTCGTCTCCCCCGAGCAGTACCAGCAGGCCGAGGCCGCCAAGGGCCGCTTCGGCGGCGAGGTGCTCGCGGCCCTGTTCGGCCTGGGCCTGCTCCAGCCCGCCTCGGCCTTCGCCCAGCTCGCGCAGCGCGCCCAGGGCATCCTGCTCAAGGGCCTGCGCGCCGAAGCGGGCAGCTTCACCTTCGAGCCCAAGGAATTGCCCGCCGCCAAGGCCATGCCCCTGGGCAACAAGTGGGCCGTGCTCAGCGACCTGGTGCGCCGCATTCCCAGCGCGGACCTGCGCCGTCTGCTCCAGCCCGTCATCGCCCTGCCGGTGATGAAGTCCAACGGGCACGTGGCCACCGGCGACCTGCGCCTCACCCCGCATGAGGTGCGCGTGCTCGCCCTCATCGACGGCGTGCGCTCCACGGCCCAGTTCCTCAACGACATTCCCCAGGACGCCGAGCACCTGCTGCGGCTCGTGTTCCTCCTCAAGGAGCTTGGGAGCGTGTCCTTCGCCGCCTCGCGTGCCCCCGCGCCCGAGGCCCCTCCGCCCGCCGCCAAACCCGCCGCACCGGCTCCGGCCGCCGCCCAGGCCCCCGCCGCCAAGCCCGCCGCGCCGGTCGCCAAGCCCGCCGCGCCCGCTCCCGCCGCCCAGGCCCCTGCCGCCAAACCCGCGGCTCCCGCCCCCGCCGCGCCGGTCGCCAAGCCCGCCGCTCCCGCTCCGGTCGCCAAGCCCGCCGCCCCCGCTCCGGTCGCCAAGCCCGCCGCCCCCGCTCCGGTCGCCAAGCCCGCCGCTCCGGTCGCCAAGCCCGCCGCTCCCGCGCCCGCTCCGATCGCCAAGCCCGCGGCCCCCGCCCCGGCCGCTCCCGCCCCGGCCGCTCCCGCCTCGGCCGCTCCAGCCGCCGCGACGGGCGCGGGCGAACTGCCCGCCCTGCGCGAGCTCGCCCAGAAGATGAAGGAGCAGAACCACTTCGAGCGCCTGGGCGTGGGCGCGGACACCAATGGCCCGGCGGTGAAGATCGCCTACTTCAAGCTGGCCAAGCAGTACCACCCGGACACGCTGCCGCCCGGCGCGCCGCCCGAGTTGGAGAAGCTCAAGGCGGACATCTTCGCCTACATCGGCGAGGCCCAGCGCGTGCTCTCCGACGAGAAGAGCCGCGTGGCCTACATCGACGAGCTCAAGCACGGCGGCAACAAGGAGGCCGAGGTGGACGTGGAGGGCATCCTCAAGAGCGAGGACCTCTTCCGCCGCGCGGGCGTCTACCTCAAGAACCGCAAGTTCGCCGACGCGGCGAAGCTGCTCGACGAGGCCATCCAGCTCAACCCCGAGGAGGCCGAGTTCTACGCCTGGCGCGGCTACGCCCGCTTCTTCACCTTCGAGGACAAGAAGCAGGGCTTCAACGAGGCCTTCCGCGACATCCAGGTGTGCCTCAAGAAGAACGACAGGGTGGCCGCCGGGCACTACTTCCTGGGAGTCATCGCCAAGCTGTGTGGGGACACGAGCGGCTCGCTCAAGCACTTCCAGAAGACCGTGGAACTGCAGCCCAACCACATCGACGCGCAGCGGGAGATCCGCATGGCGGCCCAAAAGAAGTAG